From the genome of Carassius auratus strain Wakin chromosome 29, ASM336829v1, whole genome shotgun sequence:
AAAAAAGCCTACCTtttgatgttaattcatgttcattatgtactCTAGTAGTAAAGAGCAAAGTATGATAGGTTCACGTGCTGCTTGAACTTAGGCACTACTCGCGATCGCGCCTGCCGCATTAGGGACCGTTCACATGTCAAGTCTTTTGCGTggtcaagttcgttatttcaaatgtaagcAAGCAGTATGCgtgcgtgctcataatggaagtgacgcgctcgtttttttccaggtgcgtccgcaccgcatcgagttaaaaacatctcaacttttcagaattcCGCAAGCGTACCGCAGGTCACGTGACAAGAACCctttggaataattttaaagctgatactttgtaaattaaaaagtaacataGCACAAAGCTTTTTACGATAACTGGACGGcaagtgcacttcaaataatgaagttcatgcattaacagaattcagcatggactaagatcttgttaagaagaagcctTATGATTATAAACGAGAACTGTTAACGATATTGCCGATATCCACACAGatgacagctttacctgttgtagtttgttcaagttatGAACGAAATAGACGCTGATTTTCTGCACTTTCTCTTCAAGtctccatcatttctctctcGCGCGTGTCTATCAGGTGTGTGTCAGCGCTGCTGCGCGGCAGATGAggatatatataacaatataacaaaagatgtgaatgcaaaacaatcagtaaaaaaggcattacatgcaattttttaaagagataacatgtaaatacatatgcCTAGTCGCCAGTGGCGACCTCAGCTAAAACTTCActcgcattttaatatttatggtcgCAAATGCGACCGTTTTAGTCGCAGTTTggagccatgtgtgtgtgtgtctatatatatatggtaatgtgtttttaaagaattctgtTCTCCTCACCaagccagcatttatttgatccaaaatacagctaaatctgtgatattgtgaaatatttgttgtTATATTAATCTTTTTGATCTCTTATATTAAAAATTCACAAagatctaacctttcattggataataagactTTAAAATGGGataaatattatgaaatgaatgtttttctctaatgcaCATTGGTCACAATTAACAGCCCCCTTTTATTTAATACTATtagaaacctccatttgccagtttagtgttgtttttgtggtttgtgtttggattattgcaCGGTCGGAAGATCTAAACATGGcccattttaagattttcaactGAGTCAGTCACTTACAGATTTTTCTGtttgttggtatttgatagaatccatgatgcatTGTATCGAagcaagatgtccaggacctccagcagaaatatagtcCTACAACATCAAACTTACAGCAGTGtctttcattgtacacatggggtactggTGTGCACCAAACCCAAGGTTTTCTGACCCTtcgactcaactattttctgcaactctccagctgtggtccttgaagagtctttagccactcaaactcaactgtgcattaggacgatataaaCTCGTCCTCCTCATGCAGATTTGTAACACTTTATGATgtttggaaattcttaattattgccctgatgatGGGAAGATAATTTTTTACTTAAAGCCACTTCagtaatttgtgaagctcaattatcttttgctgcacatcaaaaatatattctttggtttttctcattgtgatggatgattaagggaatgtgggctttgttttccctcctatttatattttctatggaacaggaagccatggctggttaatttcatgttcataatcaccctggagtgctcagaattgtgaatatgaattagAATATACTTCatcgatattttaattataaaaatttctAGGGATGCAAATAATTGTCCAACGtgcatttgagaaaaacatttatttcacaatgagaccccccccccattttaaattcttatcatctaatgaaaggttagattaaattttttttaaataaaagcttaaaaggattaaaaatacagattaaTTTTCAAAGCCTTCTGTTATCATATtaaccaagggtgccaatatttttggctataagtgtgtgtgtgtgtagtatataAACATACAGAGCTATATTCTCTTTAACAATTAAGGATCCTGCTGTGAGTGAATCGTAGTTTGAGTTATAAGTTGTGCCcgtttagttaatttattatttgacttGCATGCCTGATTAGCGTATAGTGTCAGGTTTTCTTTAAAAGGAAGATGAAAACGGGTTTTCAAGCatcaaaaacaaaagtttaatACAGcgttatttatattttctttttttgtatgttaGAATGTgttctgttcattttattttgtttttttcttcctgagcAGAAAAGAATGCCTGTTATAcatttttaccatgatttacagaaGATATACACTAAAATGTTACTTAGTGTAACAATAGCTCATTTATCAACTAATCTTTTTAGGCTTGTTTAGAATAAGAATctttagattaatttaaaagacTATACCTTGGTTCAATGTCTGATCAATTACACGTAGCTGAATAATTTCATGAATGGCAGCGTGAAGGATGGCACTGGATTGAGATGTGCTTTGTCGTTTGTTCTTCAGGCTCTTGGAGGAATGTTACGGCATGAAGGATCCCTTTAGCCCAGAGAGAGAGAAGTTTCTGGTTTTAGGATCCAAGTGCTGTCTGTGCAGTAAGACGGTGTGTGTGGGAACGGTACGTGTagacttgattaaaaaaaaaaaaaagcatggctCTCCAATAGCCTATTAGTTTTCCTCCtttttgaatgattcaatgaaaGTAGTAATGTCTACTTTCCATCTTCCATTATGTTCAGAATTCTAAAGATATAGatcaaacaatatttttatgCTTGCATGCAGTGTAGAATATCGATGGCAGCATCAGGatcattatgatatatatatgttttggaaTCAATGTCAACATAGtgattctgtttttgttttctgacaGGACTGCAGTCTGTTCTACACCAAGCGCTTTTGTTTGCCCTGTGTGCGGGATCACCTCCATCAGTTTCCAGAACAAATTCAGAATGAGCTGCTGAGGAA
Proteins encoded in this window:
- the cdpf1 gene encoding cysteine-rich DPF motif domain-containing protein 1, translated to MDLNEASALGVFSCELCEMSSPYSFYGQKPPNTRAIVLLEECYGMKDPFSPEREKFLVLGSKCCLCSKTVCVGTDCSLFYTKRFCLPCVRDHLHQFPEQIQNELLRKKSVQKTSSA